The proteins below are encoded in one region of Maribacter aestuarii:
- a CDS encoding MarR family winged helix-turn-helix transcriptional regulator, which produces MKELTIDYALRATWQAVARMYNEEAKNFETTMAIGFTLLSIDPKTGTPSTALGPKMGMEATSLSRILKSMEEKGLIERKPNPSDGRGVLIHLTGFGLEKRMDSKNVVLRFNEVVKQHVSEEKLKSFFEVTETINKLIADKSIYTKDTSNH; this is translated from the coding sequence ATGAAAGAATTAACCATTGATTATGCACTAAGAGCTACTTGGCAAGCCGTTGCAAGGATGTACAATGAAGAGGCTAAAAACTTTGAGACAACCATGGCAATTGGTTTTACGCTCTTGAGCATTGATCCTAAAACCGGTACTCCCAGTACCGCATTAGGTCCTAAAATGGGTATGGAAGCTACTAGTTTGTCCCGTATTTTAAAAAGTATGGAAGAAAAGGGATTGATAGAGAGAAAACCCAATCCGTCCGATGGACGAGGGGTACTTATTCATTTAACGGGCTTTGGTCTAGAAAAAAGAATGGATTCGAAGAACGTGGTATTGAGATTCAACGAAGTGGTTAAACAACATGTTTCAGAAGAAAAATTAAAAAGTTTTTTTGAGGTTACGGAAACCATCAACAAACTTATAGCGGATAAAAGTATTTACACTAAAGACACATCAAACCATTAA
- a CDS encoding GNAT family N-acetyltransferase — translation MYKIRKCQKEDVPAIVAMLANDKLGMLREDYREPLAQKYYDAFEKIDSDSNQQLAVIEDERSKVIGTLQLSFIQYLTYQGGKRAQIEAVRVHKDYRNKGIGKQLFAWAINEAKTKKAHVVQLTTDKKRPEALKFYESLGFKASHEGLKLHF, via the coding sequence ATGTATAAAATTCGAAAATGTCAAAAGGAAGACGTGCCCGCAATCGTAGCCATGCTGGCAAACGATAAGCTAGGCATGCTCCGTGAAGATTACCGAGAGCCATTGGCACAGAAGTATTATGATGCCTTTGAAAAAATTGATAGTGATAGCAACCAACAATTGGCAGTGATTGAAGACGAGCGCAGTAAAGTAATCGGAACGCTTCAATTGAGTTTTATACAATACCTCACTTATCAAGGCGGAAAACGGGCACAGATAGAGGCGGTAAGGGTGCATAAAGATTACCGTAATAAAGGTATTGGAAAGCAATTGTTTGCATGGGCCATAAATGAAGCAAAAACCAAAAAGGCCCACGTAGTTCAACTCACCACGGATAAAAAAAGACCGGAAGCACTTAAATTTTACGAATCCTTGGGGTTTAAGGCAAGCCATGAGGGTTTAAAGCTTCATTTCTAA
- a CDS encoding DUF4136 domain-containing protein has product MKIGFRLQKVFLTITALGFFACGPMVNTTKVTSKNLSNYETFAYLPNGNFDEIEGYNDNTVGTAVISRVNENMKDLGYELDRDEPDLLVLIGTQTDTEQTRVKEPVYATYPTYYTTNYRVGNLYEPYYYYGYADYTQLIGYDVDYDTYKEGTLMLSIVDRETKNVLWKANAYNFIAKGQNNSRAIAKYVDDIFAKYPVKK; this is encoded by the coding sequence ATGAAAATTGGATTTAGATTACAAAAGGTATTCCTTACAATTACAGCATTAGGCTTCTTTGCCTGTGGTCCTATGGTCAACACAACTAAAGTCACTTCAAAAAATTTATCCAACTATGAGACTTTTGCATATTTACCGAACGGAAATTTTGATGAGATAGAGGGTTATAATGATAATACGGTAGGCACAGCAGTAATCTCCAGGGTAAATGAAAACATGAAAGATTTAGGATATGAACTGGATCGTGACGAACCGGATTTGTTGGTCCTAATCGGTACTCAAACCGATACGGAACAAACGAGGGTTAAAGAACCTGTTTACGCGACTTACCCAACTTATTATACGACCAATTACAGGGTCGGTAATTTGTACGAACCATATTACTATTATGGATATGCTGACTATACCCAACTTATTGGTTATGATGTAGATTATGACACCTATAAGGAGGGAACACTCATGTTAAGTATTGTTGACCGGGAAACAAAGAATGTACTTTGGAAAGCAAATGCTTACAACTTCATTGCAAAAGGCCAAAATAATTCTAGGGCAATTGCAAAATATGTTGATGATATTTTCGCCAAATATCCCGTGAAGAAATAA
- a CDS encoding 3-hydroxyacyl-CoA dehydrogenase/enoyl-CoA hydratase family protein, translating to MNRHINKVAVIGSGIMGSGIACHFANIGVEVLLLDIVPRELTDKEKAKGLTLEDKVVRNRLVNDSLTAALKSKPSPIYHQDFAKRITTGNLEDDIAKVSKVDWIIEVVVERLDIKKKVFENLEKHRTKGTLITSNTSGIPIKFMSEGRSEDFQKHFCGTHFFNPARYLKLFEIIPGPKTAPDVLDFLNGYGEQFLGKTSVVAKDTPAFIGNRIGIFSIQSLFHTVKEMGMTVEEVDKLTGPVIGRPKSATFRTVDVVGLDTLVHVANGIAENCKEDERHELFALPPFISTMMENKWLGSKTGQGFYKKSKDEKGKTEILTLDLDTMDYRSKISTKFATLELTKTIDNVVDRFSVLVDGKDKAGEFYRKSFGSLFAYVSHRIPEITDELYKIDDAMKAGFGWEHGPFQIWDAVGLDKGLEFIKAENQEAAKWVHEMKAAGIDSFYSVKDGATYYYDIPKKEMVKVPGQDAYIILDNIRKSKEVFKNSGVVVEDLGDGILNVEFQSKMNTIGGDVLAGLNKAIDLAEKEYQGLVVGNQAANFSVGANIGMIFMMAVEQEYDELNMAIKMFQDTMMRMRYSSIPTVSAPHGMTLGGGCELSLHADKVVAAAETYIGLVEFGVGVIPGGGGSKEFALRASDSFRKGDVELNILQEYFLTIGMAKVSTSAYEAYDLGILQKGKDIVVVNKDRQIATAKAHARLMAEAGYTKPPTRNDVKVLGKQALGMFLVGTDSMEASHYISEHDKKIANKLAYVMAGGDLSEPSYVSEQYLLDLEREAFLSLCTERKTLERIQHMLKTGKPLRN from the coding sequence ATGAACAGGCACATAAATAAAGTAGCGGTAATAGGCTCGGGAATCATGGGAAGTGGTATCGCTTGTCATTTTGCCAATATAGGTGTGGAAGTCCTTTTATTGGATATCGTTCCGAGAGAATTAACCGATAAGGAAAAAGCAAAAGGACTTACGTTGGAGGACAAAGTTGTTCGCAATCGTTTAGTAAACGATTCGCTGACTGCAGCGCTAAAATCGAAGCCCTCCCCTATTTATCATCAAGACTTTGCCAAAAGAATAACCACAGGTAACTTAGAAGATGACATCGCCAAAGTTTCCAAAGTAGATTGGATTATTGAGGTAGTGGTAGAGCGACTGGATATTAAAAAGAAGGTTTTCGAAAACCTAGAAAAGCATAGAACTAAAGGAACCTTAATCACCTCAAATACTTCCGGTATTCCTATAAAATTCATGTCCGAAGGTAGAAGTGAAGATTTTCAAAAACATTTCTGCGGAACGCACTTTTTCAATCCCGCACGTTACTTAAAATTATTCGAGATTATTCCTGGCCCTAAAACTGCTCCTGATGTTTTGGATTTCCTAAACGGTTATGGGGAACAATTTCTTGGGAAAACTTCCGTAGTTGCCAAAGATACGCCTGCGTTTATAGGAAATCGCATCGGTATTTTTAGTATTCAAAGTCTTTTTCACACGGTGAAAGAAATGGGTATGACCGTGGAGGAAGTAGATAAGCTTACCGGTCCTGTAATCGGTAGGCCAAAATCGGCCACTTTTAGGACGGTTGATGTAGTTGGATTGGATACCTTGGTGCATGTTGCTAATGGTATTGCCGAGAACTGTAAGGAAGATGAGCGCCATGAACTGTTCGCTTTACCGCCCTTTATTTCCACAATGATGGAGAATAAATGGTTGGGTAGTAAAACAGGGCAAGGTTTCTACAAAAAATCCAAAGACGAAAAAGGAAAAACGGAAATATTGACGCTTGATTTGGATACGATGGACTATCGGTCTAAAATAAGTACAAAATTCGCAACGTTAGAGCTGACGAAAACCATAGATAATGTCGTAGATAGATTTTCTGTACTCGTAGACGGAAAAGATAAAGCCGGGGAGTTTTACCGTAAAAGTTTTGGTTCGTTGTTTGCCTATGTATCGCACCGTATTCCAGAAATCACGGACGAGCTCTATAAAATTGATGACGCCATGAAAGCAGGATTTGGTTGGGAACATGGTCCCTTCCAGATTTGGGATGCCGTTGGCCTGGACAAAGGTCTGGAATTTATAAAAGCGGAGAATCAGGAAGCGGCCAAATGGGTTCATGAGATGAAAGCCGCAGGAATCGACTCTTTTTACAGTGTAAAGGATGGGGCTACCTATTACTATGACATTCCTAAAAAAGAAATGGTAAAAGTTCCAGGTCAGGATGCTTACATCATTTTAGACAACATTCGAAAATCTAAAGAAGTTTTCAAAAATAGTGGTGTAGTCGTAGAAGACTTGGGGGACGGCATTTTAAATGTCGAGTTCCAATCCAAAATGAACACTATAGGTGGCGATGTGTTGGCCGGATTGAACAAGGCGATAGACTTGGCGGAAAAAGAGTACCAAGGTTTAGTCGTAGGTAACCAAGCGGCAAACTTTTCTGTTGGCGCCAATATTGGAATGATATTCATGATGGCGGTAGAGCAAGAGTATGATGAGCTCAACATGGCCATCAAGATGTTCCAAGATACGATGATGCGTATGCGTTATTCGTCAATCCCAACGGTATCGGCCCCTCACGGTATGACCTTGGGAGGTGGGTGCGAACTTTCGCTTCATGCCGATAAGGTGGTAGCGGCCGCGGAAACCTATATTGGACTGGTAGAGTTTGGAGTTGGCGTAATTCCTGGAGGAGGGGGTTCCAAAGAGTTCGCTCTAAGGGCATCGGACTCTTTTAGAAAAGGTGATGTAGAACTAAACATATTACAGGAGTACTTTTTAACCATTGGGATGGCCAAAGTTTCCACATCGGCCTATGAGGCTTACGATTTGGGTATTCTTCAAAAAGGCAAGGATATCGTTGTGGTGAACAAGGATCGACAAATTGCAACAGCCAAAGCCCATGCCAGGTTAATGGCGGAAGCAGGATATACAAAACCTCCAACACGTAACGATGTTAAAGTATTGGGAAAACAAGCTTTAGGTATGTTCTTGGTAGGTACGGATTCCATGGAAGCGAGCCACTATATCAGTGAGCACGATAAGAAAATTGCGAATAAATTGGCTTATGTAATGGCCGGTGGTGATTTGTCCGAGCCAAGCTATGTTTCCGAACAATATTTGTTGGATTTGGAACGCGAAGCCTTTTTATCGCTCTGTACGGAAAGAAAGACATTGGAACGGATTCAACACATGTTGAAAACTGGTAAACCATTAAGAAATTAG
- a CDS encoding AMP-dependent synthetase/ligase → MQKVTRLFDFPYYQLEKYNLEKSLVTKYDGKWIATSTQEYLDKANAMSRALLRMGIKKDDKIALISTANRTEWNIMDIGVLQVGAQTIPIYPTISAEEYEYVLNHSESIYCFVSDEEVLQKVKKVMKNTKLKEVYSFDEIPGCKNYAELFELGADESNSDIVKERMDAVKPSDLATIIYTSGTTGKPKGVMLSHNNIASNALAGAKRLPLIEGENRILSFLPICHIFERVLIYIYQYSGSTVYYAEGIDKIGENIKEVSPQLMSVVPRLLEKLFDKIYAKGTELTGIKKKLFFWAVELGDQWEPYGQNGWWYEFKLGIANKLIFSKWREALGGSLVTMVSGSAALQPRLGRIFGAAGMHVMEGYGLTETSPIVSVGMYVNKMYKVGTVGKAIEDVEIKIADDGEILIKGPNVMMGYYKDPEKTNEVMTGEYFHTGDKGELDSDGFLKITGRKKEMFKTSGGKYIIPTLLENELKQSRFIEQVMVIGEGEKMPAAFIQPNFEFVQEWIVKKKINAGSTPEELAASEEVIKRIQKELDTCNKHFGKWEQIKVFRLTPEVWTPDSGHLTPTMKMKREIIKQKYIDLYNEIYEH, encoded by the coding sequence ATGCAAAAAGTTACCCGTTTATTCGATTTTCCATATTATCAGTTGGAGAAATATAATTTGGAGAAGTCCTTAGTCACTAAGTATGATGGGAAGTGGATAGCCACTTCTACCCAAGAATATCTGGACAAGGCAAACGCCATGAGCAGGGCCCTTTTACGAATGGGTATAAAAAAGGATGACAAGATTGCCCTGATCTCCACCGCCAATAGGACCGAATGGAACATCATGGACATTGGGGTTTTGCAGGTTGGGGCACAGACCATTCCCATATATCCGACCATTTCCGCCGAGGAATATGAATATGTCTTAAACCATAGTGAATCCATTTACTGTTTTGTTTCCGATGAAGAAGTGCTTCAAAAGGTCAAAAAAGTAATGAAGAACACCAAACTAAAAGAAGTCTACAGCTTTGACGAGATTCCTGGCTGTAAGAACTATGCAGAGCTTTTTGAGCTCGGTGCGGATGAGAGCAACTCGGATATTGTTAAGGAGCGAATGGATGCAGTTAAACCTTCGGATTTGGCTACCATTATATATACTTCTGGTACCACTGGAAAACCAAAGGGAGTAATGCTATCCCACAATAATATTGCAAGTAATGCTTTGGCAGGTGCTAAAAGGCTTCCCCTGATAGAAGGTGAAAACAGGATTTTAAGCTTTTTGCCTATCTGTCATATTTTCGAACGCGTATTGATCTATATCTATCAATATTCTGGTTCCACTGTATATTATGCAGAGGGAATCGATAAAATTGGAGAGAACATTAAAGAGGTGAGTCCTCAGTTAATGTCAGTAGTCCCCCGTTTATTGGAAAAACTTTTTGATAAGATATATGCAAAAGGTACTGAACTCACAGGTATAAAAAAGAAATTATTCTTTTGGGCCGTGGAATTAGGAGATCAATGGGAGCCGTACGGACAAAATGGATGGTGGTATGAATTTAAATTAGGTATTGCCAACAAACTAATTTTCAGTAAGTGGAGAGAAGCGCTAGGTGGTAGTTTAGTAACCATGGTATCGGGTAGTGCAGCATTACAGCCTAGACTAGGCCGCATATTCGGGGCTGCAGGAATGCACGTCATGGAAGGATATGGTCTTACCGAGACATCGCCTATTGTGTCAGTAGGAATGTATGTAAACAAAATGTACAAGGTTGGTACGGTAGGAAAAGCCATTGAGGATGTGGAAATAAAAATCGCCGATGATGGGGAAATATTGATCAAGGGTCCGAATGTTATGATGGGGTATTACAAGGACCCGGAAAAAACCAATGAAGTAATGACGGGGGAATATTTTCATACAGGAGATAAGGGCGAACTGGATAGTGATGGTTTCTTAAAAATAACAGGACGTAAAAAGGAAATGTTCAAAACCTCCGGTGGCAAGTATATCATTCCTACCCTGTTAGAGAACGAATTAAAACAATCGCGATTCATTGAACAGGTGATGGTCATTGGTGAAGGAGAGAAAATGCCAGCGGCCTTTATACAGCCCAACTTTGAGTTTGTTCAGGAATGGATAGTAAAGAAAAAGATAAACGCAGGCAGTACTCCAGAGGAATTAGCAGCTTCTGAGGAGGTAATTAAACGCATTCAAAAAGAATTAGATACTTGCAATAAGCATTTTGGCAAGTGGGAGCAGATAAAAGTTTTTCGATTAACCCCTGAGGTTTGGACGCCAGATTCAGGTCATCTCACCCCTACTATGAAAATGAAACGAGAGATCATCAAACAAAAATATATAGATCTTTATAATGAAATTTATGAACATTAG